A part of Escherichia marmotae genomic DNA contains:
- a CDS encoding IS66-like element ISCro1 family transposase: protein MDTSLAHENARLRALLQTQQDTIRQMAEYNRLLSQRVAAYASEINRLKALVAKLQRMQFGKSSEKLRAKTERQIQEAQERISALQEEMAETLGEQYDPVLPSALRQSSARKPLPASLPRETRVIRPEEECCPACGGELSSLGCDVSEQLELISSAFKVIETQRPKLACCRCDHIVQAPVPSKPIARSYAGAGLLAHVVTGKYADHLPLYRQSEIYRRQGVELSRATLGRWTGAVAELLEPLYDVLRQYVLMPGKVHADDIPVPVQEPGSGKTRTARLWVYVRDDRNAGSQMPPAVWFAYSPDRKGIHPQNHLAGYSGVLQADAYGGYRVLYESGRITEAACMAHARRKIHDVHARAPTDITTEALQRIGELYAIEAEVRGCSAEQRLAARKARAAPLMQSLYDWIQQQMKTLSRHSDTAKAFAYLLKQWDALNVYCSNGWVEIDNNIAENALRGVAVGRKNWMFAGSDSGGEHAAVLYSLIGTCRLNNVEPEKWLRYVIEHIQDWPANRVRDLLPWKVDLSSQ from the coding sequence ATGGACACCTCACTTGCTCATGAGAACGCCCGCCTGCGGGCACTGTTGCAGACGCAACAGGACACCATCCGCCAGATGGCTGAATACAACCGCCTGCTCTCACAGCGGGTGGCGGCTTATGCTTCCGAAATCAACCGGCTGAAGGCGCTGGTTGCGAAACTGCAACGTATGCAGTTCGGTAAAAGCTCAGAAAAACTTCGTGCAAAAACCGAACGGCAGATACAGGAAGCTCAGGAGCGAATCAGCGCACTTCAGGAAGAAATGGCGGAAACGCTGGGTGAGCAATATGACCCGGTACTGCCATCCGCCCTGCGCCAGTCTTCAGCCCGTAAACCGTTACCGGCCTCACTTCCCCGTGAAACCCGGGTTATCCGGCCGGAAGAGGAATGCTGTCCTGCCTGTGGTGGTGAACTCAGTTCTCTGGGATGTGATGTGTCAGAGCAACTGGAGCTTATCAGCAGCGCCTTTAAGGTTATCGAAACACAACGTCCGAAACTGGCCTGTTGCCGGTGCGACCATATCGTGCAGGCACCAGTACCTTCAAAACCCATTGCACGCAGTTATGCCGGAGCGGGGCTTCTGGCCCATGTTGTCACCGGGAAATATGCAGACCATCTGCCGTTATACCGCCAGTCAGAAATATACCGTCGTCAGGGAGTGGAGCTGAGCCGTGCCACACTGGGGCGCTGGACCGGTGCCGTTGCTGAACTGCTGGAGCCGCTGTATGACGTACTGCGCCAGTATGTGCTGATGCCCGGTAAAGTCCATGCCGATGATATCCCCGTCCCGGTCCAGGAGCCGGGCAGCGGTAAAACCCGGACAGCCCGGCTGTGGGTCTACGTCCGTGATGACCGCAACGCCGGTTCACAGATGCCCCCGGCGGTCTGGTTCGCGTACAGTCCGGACCGGAAAGGTATCCATCCACAAAATCACCTGGCCGGTTACAGCGGTGTGCTTCAGGCCGATGCTTACGGTGGTTACCGGGTGTTATACGAATCCGGCAGAATAACGGAAGCCGCGTGTATGGCTCATGCCCGGAGAAAAATCCACGATGTGCATGCAAGAGCGCCCACCGACATCACCACGGAAGCCCTGCAGCGTATCGGTGAACTGTATGCTATCGAGGCAGAGGTCCGGGGCTGTTCAGCAGAACAGCGTCTGGCGGCAAGAAAAGCCAGAGCCGCGCCACTGATGCAGTCACTGTATGACTGGATACAGCAACAGATGAAAACACTGTCGCGTCACTCAGATACGGCAAAAGCGTTCGCATACCTGCTGAAACAGTGGGATGCACTGAACGTGTACTGCAGTAATGGCTGGGTGGAAATCGACAACAACATCGCAGAGAACGCCTTACGGGGAGTGGCCGTAGGCCGGAAAAACTGGATGTTCGCGGGTTCCGACAGCGGTGGTGAACATGCGGCGGTGTTGTACTCGCTGATCGGCACATGCCGTCTGAACAATGTGGAGCCAGAAAAGTGGCTGCGTTACGTCATTGAACATATCCAGGACTGGCCGGCAAACCGGGTACGCGATCTGTTGCCCTGGAAAGTTGATCTGAGCTCTCAGTAA
- the tnpB gene encoding IS66 family insertion sequence element accessory protein TnpB (TnpB, as the term is used for proteins encoded by IS66 family insertion elements, is considered an accessory protein, since TnpC, encoded by a neighboring gene, is a DDE family transposase.), which yields MISLPAGSRIWLVAGITDMRNGFNGLASKVQNVLKDDPFSGHLFIFRGRRGDQIKVLWADSDGLCLFTKRLERGRFVWPVTRDGKVHLTPAQLSMLPEGINWKHPKRTERAGIRI from the coding sequence ATGATATCTCTCCCTGCCGGTTCGCGTATCTGGCTGGTTGCCGGTATCACCGACATGCGGAATGGCTTTAACGGCCTGGCATCAAAAGTTCAGAACGTCCTGAAGGATGACCCGTTCTCCGGACACCTGTTCATCTTCCGCGGACGCCGGGGTGACCAGATAAAAGTGTTGTGGGCTGACAGTGACGGACTGTGCCTCTTCACCAAACGCCTGGAGCGGGGCCGCTTCGTCTGGCCAGTCACCCGTGACGGCAAGGTGCACCTTACTCCGGCTCAGTTATCCATGCTTCCTGAAGGTATCAACTGGAAGCACCCGAAACGAACGGAACGCGCTGGAATCCGCATATAA
- the tnpA gene encoding IS66-like element accessory protein TnpA yields the protein MSIIFNGHYRMKHRTWITEALRLHFEEHLPRVVAGRRLGVPKSTVCSMFVRFRRAGLSWPLPAGMSEQELDACLYGQFSTVPVVRPESTVISEAPVVKKRPRRPNFPYEFKIALVEQSLQPGACVAQIARENGINDNLLFNWRHQYRKGGLLPSGKNMPALLPVTLTPEPDNKIPAPAQEPEQINTPSDSLCCELVLPAGTLRLKGKLTPALLQTLIREIKGSSH from the coding sequence ATGTCCATCATTTTTAATGGACACTATCGTATGAAACACCGGACCTGGATCACTGAAGCTTTACGTCTTCACTTTGAAGAACATTTACCCCGGGTTGTGGCCGGGCGTCGCCTGGGTGTACCAAAATCAACAGTTTGTAGTATGTTCGTGCGCTTTCGGAGAGCTGGCCTTTCGTGGCCTTTGCCCGCAGGCATGTCGGAGCAGGAACTTGATGCCTGCCTTTACGGACAATTTTCCACGGTACCAGTCGTACGTCCTGAAAGCACCGTTATATCCGAAGCCCCCGTGGTAAAAAAACGTCCCCGGCGGCCCAACTTCCCTTATGAGTTTAAAATCGCCTTAGTGGAGCAGTCACTGCAGCCCGGAGCCTGTGTGGCGCAGATCGCCCGGGAAAACGGAATCAACGATAACCTGCTCTTCAACTGGCGCCATCAATACCGGAAAGGTGGCCTGCTGCCTTCCGGAAAAAATATGCCGGCACTGCTTCCCGTGACGTTAACGCCGGAGCCGGATAATAAAATCCCGGCCCCCGCACAGGAACCAGAGCAGATAAATACACCGTCCGACAGTCTGTGTTGTGAGCTGGTTCTGCCGGCCGGAACTCTCAGGCTTAAAGGTAAACTGACGCCGGCGTTATTACAGACACTTATCCGCGAAATAAAAGGGAGCAGCCACTGA
- a CDS encoding primase-helicase zinc-binding domain-containing protein — translation MKMNVTATVSHALGHWPRILPALGIQVLKNHHQPCPVCGGSDRFRFDDREGRGTWYCNQCGAGDGLKLVEKVFGVSPSDAATKVAAVTGSLPPADPAVTTAAGAETDAARKNAAALAQTLMAKTRPGTGNAYLTRKGFPGRECRMLTGTHRAGGVSWRAGDLVVPLYDDSGELVNLQLISADGRKRTLKGGQVRGTCHTLEGQNQAGKRLWIAEGYATALTVHHLTGETVMVALSSVNLLSLASLARQKHPACQIVLAADRDLSGDGQKKAAAAADACEGVVALPPVFGDWNDAFTQYGGEATRKAIYDAIRPPAESPFDTMSEAEFSAMSTSEKAMRIYEHYGEALAVDANGQLLSRYENGVWKVLPPQDFARDVAGLFQRLRAPFSSGKVASVVDTLKLIIPQQEAPSRRLIGFRNGVLDTQNGTFHPHSPSHWMRTLCDVDFTPPVEGETLETHAPAFWRWLDRAAGGRAEKRDVILAALFMVLANRYDWQLFLEVTGPGGSGKSIMAEIATLLAGEDNATSATIETLESPRERAALTGFSLIRLPDQEKWSGDGAGLKAITGGDAVSVDPKYRDAYSTHIPAVILAVNNNPMRFTDRSGGVSRRRVIIHFPEQIAPQERDPQLKDKITRELAVIVRHLMQKFSDPMLARSLLQSQQNSDEALNIKRDADPTFDFIGYLETLPQTSGMYMGNASIIPRNYRKYLYHAYLAYMEANGYRNVLSLKMFGLGLPVMLKEYGLNYEKRHTKQGIQTNLTLKEESYGDWLPKCDDPATT, via the coding sequence ATGAAAATGAACGTAACCGCCACCGTCAGCCATGCGCTCGGTCACTGGCCGCGTATTCTCCCGGCGCTGGGGATTCAGGTGCTGAAGAACCATCATCAGCCCTGTCCGGTCTGTGGCGGGAGTGACCGCTTCCGTTTTGATGACAGGGAGGGGCGCGGCACCTGGTACTGCAATCAGTGTGGTGCCGGTGACGGCCTGAAACTGGTTGAAAAGGTGTTTGGTGTTTCCCCGTCCGACGCGGCCACAAAGGTGGCTGCCGTGACCGGCAGCCTGCCCCCGGCTGACCCGGCAGTGACGACCGCCGCCGGTGCTGAAACAGACGCTGCCCGGAAGAACGCCGCCGCACTGGCACAAACCCTGATGGCGAAAACCCGTCCCGGAACCGGTAACGCCTACCTGACCCGCAAGGGCTTTCCCGGCCGGGAATGCCGGATGCTGACCGGCACACACAGAGCCGGTGGCGTGAGCTGGCGCGCCGGTGACCTTGTGGTGCCACTGTATGACGACAGCGGCGAACTGGTTAACCTTCAGTTAATCAGCGCTGACGGCCGTAAGCGCACCCTGAAAGGCGGACAGGTCAGGGGCACCTGTCACACCCTTGAAGGACAGAATCAGGCCGGAAAACGTCTGTGGATAGCGGAGGGATACGCGACCGCACTAACCGTGCATCACCTGACCGGTGAAACGGTGATGGTGGCGCTTTCTTCCGTGAACCTCCTTTCTCTGGCCAGCCTTGCCCGGCAGAAGCATCCCGCCTGTCAGATTGTCCTTGCCGCTGACCGTGACCTCAGCGGTGACGGCCAGAAAAAAGCCGCCGCAGCCGCAGATGCGTGTGAAGGTGTTGTTGCCCTGCCGCCGGTCTTCGGTGACTGGAATGATGCCTTCACGCAGTACGGCGGGGAAGCCACCCGTAAGGCCATTTATGATGCCATCCGGCCACCGGCTGAAAGCCCGTTCGACACCATGAGCGAAGCGGAGTTTTCCGCCATGAGTACCAGCGAAAAGGCCATGCGTATCTATGAGCATTACGGCGAGGCGCTCGCGGTCGATGCCAACGGCCAGCTTCTGTCCCGCTATGAAAATGGTGTCTGGAAGGTGCTGCCACCACAGGACTTTGCCCGGGATGTGGCCGGGCTGTTTCAGCGTCTGCGCGCGCCGTTCTCCTCCGGGAAAGTGGCCTCCGTGGTGGACACCCTGAAGCTGATTATTCCGCAGCAGGAAGCCCCCTCCCGCCGCCTGATTGGCTTTCGTAACGGCGTGCTCGACACGCAGAACGGCACGTTCCACCCGCACAGTCCGTCACACTGGATGCGCACCCTGTGTGATGTGGATTTCACCCCGCCGGTGGAAGGGGAAACGCTGGAAACCCACGCCCCCGCGTTCTGGCGCTGGCTTGACCGTGCCGCCGGTGGCCGTGCGGAAAAACGCGACGTGATTCTGGCCGCACTGTTTATGGTGCTGGCAAACCGCTACGACTGGCAGCTCTTTCTGGAGGTGACCGGTCCCGGCGGCAGCGGCAAAAGTATCATGGCCGAAATCGCCACCCTGCTGGCCGGGGAGGATAACGCCACATCGGCCACCATTGAGACGCTGGAATCCCCGCGTGAACGTGCCGCGTTAACTGGCTTCTCACTGATACGCCTGCCGGACCAGGAAAAATGGAGCGGCGACGGTGCCGGACTCAAGGCCATCACCGGCGGCGATGCGGTGTCCGTTGACCCGAAATACCGGGATGCATACTCCACGCATATCCCGGCGGTGATTCTGGCCGTGAACAATAACCCGATGCGCTTCACCGACCGCAGCGGCGGCGTGTCACGCCGGCGGGTGATTATTCACTTCCCGGAACAGATAGCCCCGCAGGAGCGCGACCCGCAGCTTAAGGACAAAATCACCCGCGAGCTGGCGGTCATCGTGCGTCACCTGATGCAGAAGTTCAGCGACCCGATGCTCGCCCGGTCACTGCTTCAGTCCCAGCAAAACTCAGACGAGGCGCTGAACATCAAACGGGATGCCGACCCGACGTTTGATTTTATCGGCTATCTGGAAACCCTGCCGCAGACCAGCGGCATGTATATGGGGAACGCCAGTATCATCCCGCGCAATTACCGTAAATACCTCTATCACGCCTATCTGGCCTACATGGAGGCAAACGGCTACCGGAATGTACTCAGTCTGAAAATGTTCGGGCTGGGGCTGCCGGTGATGCTGAAGGAATACGGACTGAATTACGAGAAGCGCCATACCAAACAGGGGATACAGACCAACCTGACGCTGAAAGAGGAAAGCTACGGCGACTGGCTGCCAAAATGTGACGACCCTGCAACAACCTGA
- a CDS encoding DUF5375 domain-containing protein, producing MKTPLPPVLRAALYRRAVACAWLTVCERQHRYPHLTLESLEAAIAAELEGFYLRQHGEEKGRQIACALLEDLMESGPLKAAPSLSFLGLVVMDELCARHIKAPVLH from the coding sequence ATGAAAACACCCTTACCGCCCGTCTTACGCGCAGCCCTTTACCGTCGTGCTGTCGCCTGTGCCTGGCTGACCGTGTGCGAACGTCAGCACCGCTACCCGCATCTCACCCTTGAGTCACTGGAGGCGGCCATCGCCGCTGAGCTGGAAGGCTTTTATCTGCGCCAGCACGGTGAGGAAAAAGGGCGTCAGATAGCCTGTGCCCTGCTGGAAGATTTAATGGAATCCGGCCCCCTGAAGGCCGCGCCGTCGCTGTCCTTTCTCGGGCTGGTTGTGATGGATGAACTCTGTGCCCGTCACATAAAAGCGCCGGTACTGCACTGA
- a CDS encoding host cell division inhibitor Icd-like protein, with protein MMMPVLQKLPFSGLPFSGICGYSFSAVAKSAAGRENPSMLSATYDAPCVFFCVAINATEHQIMVWRVVCRAGMILFAIACYASESMVAQAGQPPGWPVSDNAGILTPVWAIAIERENSGDSVIYAVIGGCLMATTLTPSHPEFVFVFAAVRRADRHPRICMLRTVAGDERSARRSLVRDYVLSLAARLPVMEVSRA; from the coding sequence ATGATGATGCCTGTTCTGCAAAAACTCCCTTTTTCTGGCTTGCCTTTTTCCGGCATTTGCGGATATAGTTTTTCCGCTGTCGCAAAATCGGCAGCCGGGCGTGAGAACCCGAGTATGTTATCGGCGACATATGACGCGCCATGCGTCTTTTTTTGTGTCGCAATCAACGCCACAGAGCACCAAATTATGGTGTGGCGTGTGGTTTGCCGTGCAGGTATGATCCTGTTCGCAATCGCATGTTATGCCTCTGAGTCAATGGTAGCTCAGGCGGGGCAGCCTCCGGGCTGGCCGGTTTCCGATAACGCCGGTATTCTCACCCCCGTCTGGGCTATCGCCATCGAGCGTGAGAACTCCGGCGATAGCGTCATTTACGCTGTTATCGGAGGTTGCCTTATGGCTACGACCCTTACCCCTTCACACCCTGAATTTGTCTTTGTGTTTGCGGCTGTCCGTCGCGCAGACCGTCATCCCCGTATCTGCATGCTTCGCACCGTCGCCGGTGATGAACGCAGTGCCCGCCGTTCCCTTGTCCGTGACTATGTGCTCTCCCTTGCGGCCCGTCTGCCGGTGATGGAGGTGTCCCGTGCGTAA
- a CDS encoding helix-turn-helix transcriptional regulator has translation MQAVFSSPSPSPVTPLMPLPDITQERFLRLPEVMHLCGLSRSTIYELIRKGEFPPQVSLGGKNVAWLHSEVTAWMAGRIAGRKRGYDA, from the coding sequence ATGCAAGCTGTTTTTTCTTCCCCGTCTCCCTCCCCTGTGACGCCACTGATGCCGCTGCCGGACATCACGCAGGAGCGTTTTTTACGTCTGCCGGAAGTGATGCACCTGTGCGGCCTGTCACGCTCGACCATCTATGAACTCATCCGTAAGGGGGAATTTCCGCCGCAGGTGAGTCTTGGCGGTAAAAATGTGGCCTGGCTGCACTCTGAAGTCACCGCATGGATGGCCGGGCGCATTGCCGGACGCAAACGGGGGTACGACGCATGA
- a CDS encoding ogr/Delta-like zinc finger family protein, whose translation MMRCPFCRHSAHTRTSRYVSDNVKESYLQCQNIYCSATFKTHESICAVIRSPVTEEKPAPASTAPAVVRKVKGCYSSPFNH comes from the coding sequence ATGATGCGCTGCCCTTTCTGTCGTCATTCAGCGCATACCCGCACCAGCCGGTATGTGAGTGACAATGTCAAAGAAAGTTATCTGCAGTGCCAGAATATTTACTGTTCGGCGACATTTAAAACGCATGAGTCAATTTGTGCCGTGATTCGTTCTCCGGTCACGGAGGAAAAACCAGCACCGGCAAGCACAGCACCGGCTGTTGTCCGAAAAGTTAAAGGCTGTTACAGCTCACCATTCAACCATTAA
- a CDS encoding phage polarity suppression protein — translation MSLQQAFEVCQNNKAAWLQRKNELAAAEQEYLRLLSGEGRNVSRLDELRNIIEVRKWQVNQAAGRYIRSHEAVQHISIRERLNDFMQQHGTALAAALAPELMGYSELTAIARNCAIQRATDALREALLSWLAKGEKINYSAQDSDILTTIGFRPDAASVDDSREKFTPAQNMIFSRKSAELASRQSV, via the coding sequence ATGTCATTACAGCAGGCTTTTGAGGTCTGCCAGAATAACAAAGCAGCATGGCTGCAACGCAAAAATGAGCTGGCTGCGGCCGAACAGGAATATCTGCGGCTTCTGTCAGGAGAAGGCAGAAACGTCAGCCGCCTGGACGAATTACGCAATATTATCGAAGTCAGAAAATGGCAGGTGAATCAGGCCGCCGGTCGTTATATTCGTTCGCATGAAGCCGTTCAGCACATCAGCATCCGCGAGCGGCTGAATGATTTTATGCAGCAGCACGGCACAGCACTGGCGGCCGCACTGGCACCGGAGCTGATGGGCTACAGTGAGCTGACGGCCATTGCCCGAAACTGTGCCATACAGCGTGCCACAGATGCCCTGCGTGAAGCCCTTCTGTCCTGGCTTGCGAAGGGGGAAAAAATTAATTATTCCGCACAGGATAGCGACATTTTAACGACCATCGGATTCAGGCCTGACGCGGCTTCGGTGGATGACAGCCGTGAAAAATTCACCCCTGCGCAGAACATGATTTTTTCGCGTAAAAGTGCAGAACTGGCATCACGTCAGTCTGTGTAA
- a CDS encoding P-loop NTPase fold protein, producing the protein MDKSAIISVLIRLLSEKREGLILLNGEWGVGKTFFLQHEFKKYYSHKNQFYISVLGLNSLQDFKDKMLSVTYLENPPDIEIITELASNVTTAITKEENTGRLAGKIISTFAGAMQHYVLKDLSGVFIIDDLERIPQTLRDEIATFCLQNYQNNKMLDYILVGNFSKQSNNALNHKEKVISDEIYFSINNLSEILDKKLEKTQGNYRDIIKQVIIGFEETNIRIINRVIVKLLPFFEQTTQDRDISDIDIKNLVSSLCAHIILKEKFNYKENEFHENIVSSSYRTISTTPESEQNKISEEENNLLSIIAYKNYNNKMAPYCFNEISHKDILPYVFTYNTPPKKDDYAGLARPELYSISEDDYQEEITKTILKSNSPNLSTWLTATNNYIRLSESEYIPRVDALDENTIKQNMFSFSDHEIKSYFHETVPNINSIPLHILKHDGDDLYNFFVEKYIEITEKEKIQELRNKMVNDGWTAIDMDIYHSDFKYKALETLDVDLIINAIQNSWSIYDIQLFSNHLLSVYNFSNLCDFLSNELPHLKKLDEFLNSYLDEIKISFRRGAIIELKNSVKKVKESLEKSISLINKT; encoded by the coding sequence GTGGATAAAAGCGCAATAATATCTGTTTTAATTAGATTACTAAGTGAAAAACGTGAAGGTCTAATTTTGTTAAATGGTGAGTGGGGAGTTGGTAAAACATTCTTCCTTCAACATGAATTTAAAAAATATTATTCTCACAAGAACCAATTTTATATATCTGTGCTTGGATTAAACAGTTTACAAGATTTTAAAGACAAGATGTTGAGTGTAACTTATTTAGAAAATCCACCTGATATCGAAATAATTACAGAGTTAGCATCAAATGTAACCACAGCTATTACTAAAGAAGAAAACACTGGGAGGTTGGCTGGAAAAATAATCTCAACATTTGCTGGAGCAATGCAACATTATGTATTAAAAGATCTTTCCGGAGTTTTTATCATTGATGATCTAGAACGTATACCTCAAACTTTACGAGATGAAATAGCAACCTTTTGCTTACAAAATTATCAAAATAACAAGATGCTAGATTATATTTTAGTGGGTAACTTTTCAAAGCAAAGCAATAATGCATTGAATCATAAAGAAAAGGTTATTAGCGATGAGATATATTTTTCTATAAACAATCTTTCTGAGATTTTAGACAAAAAGCTTGAGAAGACACAAGGAAATTATAGAGACATCATTAAGCAAGTAATTATAGGTTTCGAAGAAACCAATATCCGGATTATTAATAGAGTCATTGTAAAACTCCTACCATTTTTTGAACAAACAACTCAAGACAGAGATATCTCTGATATAGATATTAAAAATTTAGTAAGCTCATTGTGTGCACATATAATACTTAAGGAAAAATTCAACTATAAGGAAAATGAATTCCATGAAAATATTGTTTCATCATCATATAGAACAATTTCAACCACTCCAGAAAGTGAACAAAATAAAATAAGTGAAGAGGAAAACAATTTATTAAGCATTATTGCATATAAAAACTACAATAATAAAATGGCTCCATATTGTTTTAATGAAATTTCGCATAAAGATATTCTTCCATATGTTTTTACTTACAACACTCCTCCCAAGAAAGATGATTATGCTGGATTAGCAAGGCCCGAACTATATAGCATATCTGAAGATGACTATCAGGAAGAAATAACAAAAACAATCTTAAAATCAAATTCTCCAAATCTATCCACATGGCTAACTGCCACGAATAACTATATTAGACTCTCAGAATCTGAATATATACCACGTGTAGATGCCTTGGATGAAAACACCATCAAACAAAATATGTTTAGCTTTAGTGACCATGAAATAAAATCATATTTTCATGAAACTGTTCCAAATATTAATAGCATACCACTCCACATTCTAAAACATGATGGGGACGACCTTTATAATTTTTTCGTTGAAAAATATATTGAAATAACGGAAAAAGAAAAAATACAAGAATTAAGAAACAAGATGGTTAACGATGGTTGGACCGCTATCGACATGGATATATACCATTCAGATTTCAAGTATAAAGCCCTGGAAACCTTAGATGTAGATTTAATCATAAATGCCATACAAAATAGCTGGTCCATTTATGATATTCAATTATTTTCAAACCATCTATTGTCTGTATATAACTTCTCAAATCTTTGTGACTTTCTATCCAACGAGCTACCTCATCTAAAAAAACTAGATGAGTTTTTAAATTCATACCTGGATGAAATTAAAATTTCTTTTCGTCGTGGAGCCATTATTGAATTAAAAAATAGCGTAAAAAAAGTTAAGGAGTCACTAGAGAAAAGTATTTCATTAATAAATAAAACCTGA
- a CDS encoding tyrosine-type recombinase/integrase, producing the protein MALTDIQIKRAKPQDKPYTLNDGQGLSLLINPDGSKGWRFRFRFAGKARLMSFGSYDLVSLAEAREKRDTARKQVANGIDPVEERKAQKIAQKLSSENSFEAVSREWHAAKADRWTLAYREEIIKTFEQDVFPFIGKRPIAEIKPLELLEVLKRIEKRGALEKTRKVRQRCGEVFRYAIITGRAEYNPAPDLAIALAVPKQKHHPFLSAEELPHFVKDLEAYTGSIITKNATKIVMLTGVRTQELRFATWEEVNLEKGIWEIPAERMKMRRPHLVPLSSQVITLFNQLKPLSSHYPYIFIGRNNRTKPISKESISQVIELLGYKGRATGHGFRHTMSTILHEQGFDSKWIEMQLAHVDKNSIRGTYNHAQYLEKRLKMLQWYSDFIYPAGCVNYDY; encoded by the coding sequence ATGGCCCTAACCGATATACAGATCAAACGTGCAAAACCACAAGACAAACCATACACATTGAACGATGGACAAGGTCTGTCATTGCTTATCAATCCCGATGGCTCGAAAGGCTGGCGTTTCCGTTTCCGGTTTGCAGGGAAAGCGCGGTTAATGTCATTTGGTAGTTACGACCTTGTAAGCCTCGCGGAAGCACGTGAGAAACGCGATACGGCACGTAAACAGGTTGCAAATGGCATTGATCCAGTAGAAGAACGTAAGGCTCAGAAAATTGCTCAGAAATTATCATCTGAAAACTCTTTTGAGGCCGTTAGCAGAGAATGGCATGCAGCAAAAGCAGATCGCTGGACTTTAGCTTATCGCGAAGAAATTATTAAAACATTTGAACAGGATGTTTTTCCTTTCATTGGTAAACGGCCAATAGCTGAAATAAAACCCCTAGAACTGCTTGAAGTACTTAAACGCATAGAAAAACGTGGAGCGTTGGAGAAAACCAGAAAAGTACGTCAACGATGCGGAGAGGTGTTTCGCTACGCGATCATCACTGGCCGCGCTGAATACAATCCAGCACCTGATTTAGCTATCGCATTAGCTGTACCGAAGCAAAAACATCATCCTTTTCTATCAGCAGAAGAACTCCCTCATTTTGTCAAAGATCTTGAGGCTTATACTGGCAGCATAATCACTAAAAATGCAACCAAGATTGTGATGCTTACCGGGGTAAGAACACAAGAACTGCGTTTTGCCACATGGGAAGAAGTCAATTTAGAAAAAGGAATATGGGAAATACCAGCAGAACGCATGAAAATGCGTCGTCCTCACCTTGTACCTTTATCATCTCAAGTTATTACCCTCTTTAATCAATTAAAACCGCTCTCTAGCCATTATCCTTATATATTTATTGGACGTAACAATCGTACTAAACCAATTTCTAAAGAAAGTATATCACAAGTGATCGAATTACTTGGTTATAAGGGACGTGCAACAGGCCACGGATTTAGACATACAATGTCGACAATACTACATGAACAAGGTTTTGATAGTAAATGGATTGAAATGCAACTAGCTCATGTTGATAAAAATAGCATTAGGGGAACATATAATCATGCTCAATACTTAGAGAAAAGATTAAAAATGTTACAATGGTATAGCGATTTTATTTATCCAGCCGGTTGCGTTAATTATGATTACTAA